The Bdellovibrio sp. GT3 genome contains the following window.
TTGAATTCAGTCTGCCAAAGAGAATGTGTTTTTTGCTGGGGTAGGGGCATTGTCGCAACCTCGCAGGAAATAAAAATCCCCTTTATTTTTCCATTGTGGTGGTAAAGGGGATAGATGTTATTCTGCAGTTTTTTAGGTTACGCGGCTTTTGTTTCCACCGAAGAATCTTTAATGCTGCTTACGAGACCACTTAATGTCTGGGCATCGATAAGTAATTGGTTGGAAGTTGAGTTTAGATTCTGCGCATAGGTCGTGTTTTGGGATGTAAGTTCATCGACCTGGTGGATGGTCTTTGTCACCGCCTCCAGTTCGCGAATTTGCGCGCTGCTGGATGACGAAATCTCCGCATTCAAAGTTTGCACGCGATTGACGGCCGTCAAAATTTCACTCAAGGACTTTCCACTCAGGTCCGCACTGTGCTCGCCATTGCGGATAATCTCGACGTTGCCTTTAACCAGCACGGAGATATCTTTGGCAGAAGTGGCGCATCTTTGCGCCAGTGTTCTAACGGCCTCAGCGACAACCCCAAAACCCCGGCCATGCTCTCCAGCCCGGGCGGCTTCGACGGAGGCATTCAGTGCCAGCAGGTTCGTTTGAAAGGCGATGTCTTCGATGATTGTTACAATATTATTGATCTCATTGGCGCTGGTTGAAATTTTCTTGATGGTATCAATCAGATCAATAATATGTTTTGAGCCATCAGACGCAACCTTCTTGGATGTTGTTGACAGGGATTCGGCCTCGACGGCAGAGCGAGAATTGGTGGTAACTACTCCCAAAAGCTCATTCAGCTTTTGAATGGAGTCCTCAAGTCGGGAGCTGACTTCCATGGTGGAGTCATTGAGCTTTTTCCCGGTGTCTTCGATAACGGTGCAGCCATCGATGTTTTGACTGGAGATTTCAGTTAGCTGCGCGATCGTTGTGTCTTGCATACCGATAAATACGCTGTAGCGTTGTGCGATCAGCAGCAGCGGAATTGTTTCAAGAACGACAAAGGCGGCGTGAAGAGCCACAATGCCAAAGCTCGCATCATAGTTGAAAACACTTTTTGGGAACCACAG
Protein-coding sequences here:
- a CDS encoding methyl-accepting chemotaxis protein, which codes for MAHINGHSQWVAWGVGLFILSAPTLVYLLGISSALLPNLLAMALMSFSGLLIHLGNGMIEMHFHVFVSLAVCLSFGMLTPIITAAATIAIHHVAFYLWFPKSVFNYDASFGIVALHAAFVVLETIPLLLIAQRYSVFIGMQDTTIAQLTEISSQNIDGCTVIEDTGKKLNDSTMEVSSRLEDSIQKLNELLGVVTTNSRSAVEAESLSTTSKKVASDGSKHIIDLIDTIKKISTSANEINNIVTIIEDIAFQTNLLALNASVEAARAGEHGRGFGVVAEAVRTLAQRCATSAKDISVLVKGNVEIIRNGEHSADLSGKSLSEILTAVNRVQTLNAEISSSSSAQIRELEAVTKTIHQVDELTSQNTTYAQNLNSTSNQLLIDAQTLSGLVSSIKDSSVETKAA